From a single Methanoregula sp. UBA64 genomic region:
- a CDS encoding DUF2115 domain-containing protein yields MTIARTPSPEEQEYVRSVARSLAAARTKNELADCIARTAGDYTLADLQVLGGKLYTEVEALPEPYRARVRPYFTEQIFGAHHRLLLLHRSGGMEGRASPIRDRETFNKFCAMIPEGCFSWDEHADRTPFAYSPKHRLFYYLMAAFTMFVLDKPGHPVGMPFPGGFAVEERSGEYYCLIRDREKEVFFSICNFCPAKQADEKISLT; encoded by the coding sequence ATGACCATCGCACGAACACCTTCCCCGGAGGAACAGGAATATGTCAGATCGGTAGCCCGGTCCCTTGCAGCTGCACGAACAAAAAACGAGCTGGCAGACTGCATTGCACGGACCGCGGGCGATTACACGCTTGCCGATCTCCAGGTGCTGGGAGGAAAGCTGTACACCGAAGTCGAGGCCCTGCCCGAGCCCTACCGGGCCAGGGTCCGCCCGTACTTTACCGAGCAGATCTTCGGGGCGCACCACCGGCTCCTCCTGCTGCACCGTTCGGGAGGCATGGAGGGACGTGCGTCACCCATCCGGGACCGGGAAACATTCAATAAGTTCTGTGCAATGATCCCGGAGGGCTGTTTTAGCTGGGACGAGCATGCGGACCGGACGCCGTTTGCCTATTCCCCGAAACACCGGCTTTTTTACTACCTCATGGCAGCCTTTACGATGTTTGTCCTCGATAAGCCCGGCCACCCGGTGGGGATGCCCTTCCCCGGGGGATTTGCCGTTGAGGAACGCAGCGGGGAGTATTACTGCCTGATCCGGGACCGGGAAAAAGAGGTTTTTTTCTCCATCTGCAATTTCTGCCCGGCAAAACAGGCGGATGAAAAAATTTCTTTGACGTGA